In one Alnus glutinosa chromosome 12, dhAlnGlut1.1, whole genome shotgun sequence genomic region, the following are encoded:
- the LOC133852150 gene encoding uncharacterized protein LOC133852150: MKNRKLKDKENGEKINGSESIKMKKNKKRLGGRGLSLEAFANAKSKRDFYNPALIKKKKEFYKNAKNVKKYKKLLKQQSQQHDISLAISPLEEENETEDGSTMSMKNKNNKNHGIPSLKELYKQKHEKKERTRIEMVALNEAKMEEREKAEARRKSAKEKMFKKTQAGQPVMKYRIEHLLETIEKSTRN; this comes from the exons ATGAAGAATCGGAAACTCAAAGATAAGGAAAACGGAGAGAAAATCAACGGTTCAGAATCGATcaaaatgaagaagaacaagaagaggtTGGGTGGGCGTGGTCTTTCTCTCGAGGCCTTCGCCAATGCCAAATCAAAGAGGGATTTCTACAACCCAGCTCTGATAA agaagaaaaaggagttCTATAAGAATGCAAAAAATGTGAAGAAGTACAAGAAGTTGCTGAAGCAACAAAGTCAGCAGCATGATATTTCCTTAGCTATAAGCCCCCTTGAG GAAGAGAATGAAACTGAAGATGGAAGCACGATGAGtatgaagaacaagaacaacaaGAATCACGGTATACCCAGTTTGAAAGAACTGTATAAGCAGAAgcatgaaaagaaagagaggacaAGGATTGAGATGGTGGCTCTTAATGAGGCAAAgatggaagagagagaaaaagcagAAGCTCGGAGGAAGTCTGCGAAAGAGAAGATGTTCAAGAAGACGCAGGCAGGCCAGCCTGTTATGAAGTACAGAATTGAGCATCTATTGGAGACTATTGAAAAGTCGACCAGAAATTAA
- the LOC133852754 gene encoding CASP-like protein 1E1, whose product MDGVRSDVKVVESPRRVRLYDVLLRFLGLVFTLAAAVLVGATKETKTVPISLADGLPTLHLTFTAKWQYMSAFVYFLVSNAIACSYAAGSLAYSVAALSFKHNATVVLIILDLIIMALLFSANGASAAVGIIGQHGNSHVQWRKVCDLFDDYCHHMAAALVLSLFGSFAFIWLVVLAVLGLRKKQK is encoded by the exons ATGGATGGAGTGAGGAGTGATGTGAAGGTGGTGGAGAGTCCAAGGAGAGTAAGGCTTTATGATGTCTTGCTGCGATTTCTGGGGCTGGTTTTTACTCTGGCTGCTGCTGTTCTTGTGGGTGCTACCAAGGAGACCAAGACTGTTCCTATCTCTCTTGCAGATGGTTTACCCACCTTGCATCTTACTTTCACAGCTAAGTGGCAATACATGTCTGCTTTTGT GTACTTCTTGGTGTCAAATGCCATAGCTTGCTCGTATGCAGCAGGATCTTTGGCATACTCTGTGGCAGCCCTAAGCTTCAAACACAATGCAACGGTGGTACTAATCATCCTAGACCTAATAATAATGGCGCTACTGTTCTCCGCCAATGGGGCATCCGCTGCTGTTGGTATCATTGGCCAACATGGGAATTCACACGTGCAATGGAGAAAGGTCTGTGATTTGTTTGATGACTATTGCCACCACATGGCCGCTGCCCTAGTCCTGTCTCTGTTTGGCTCTTTTGCCTTTATTTGGCTCGTGGTCCTGGCTGTTTTGGGACTGCGTAAGAAACAGAAATAA
- the LOC133852509 gene encoding bidirectional sugar transporter NEC1-like, whose product MAINHADDHLSFVFGLLGIIVSFLVYLAPLPTFYRICKKKSTQGFQSLPYSVALFSATLTFYYAFLKTSALMLIIINSIGCFIESTYLIMFMIYAPGRARIYTAKLLIFFNLGLLGLVILCTSLLIQESSMRLTTVGWICAIFSVCVYAAPLSVMKLVIETKSVEFMPLPLSFFLTVCATMWFIYGLLIKDFFIATPNILGFTFGTAQMILYIIYKDSKKQVLPESVQRDGIQLSTTEETTMETSVEPSESNV is encoded by the exons ATGGCAATCAATCATGCTGATGATCACCTCTCTTTTGTTTTCGGCCTTCTTG GCATCATCGTCTCCTTCCTTGTATATCTAGCCCCATT GCCAACCTTTTATAGGATATGCAAGAAAAAATCAACACAAGGCTTCCAATCACTGCCTTATTCAGTAGCTCTATTTAGCGCCACCTTAACGTTCTACTATGCCTTCCTGAAGACAAGTGCTCTTATGCTCATCATCATCAACTCCATTGGGTGTTTCATTGAATCCACATACCTCATCATGTTCATGATATATGCTCCAGGGAGAGCTAGG ATATATACGGCAAAGctacttattttctttaatttagggCTTCTGGGGTTGGTTATACTTTGCACGTCGTTATTGATTCAAGAGAGTTCTATGCGACTCACGACTGTTGGATGGATTTGTGCGATATTTTCTGTTTGTGTTTATGCTGCTCCTCTTAGTGtcatg aAGCTAGTTATAGAAACAAAGAGCGTGGAATTCATGCCATTGCCACTATCATTCTTCTTGACAGTCTGTGCAACAATGTGGTTCATCTATGGGCTATTGATAAAGGATTTCTTCATAGCG acACCAAACATACTAGGTTTTACGTTCGGAACTGCTCAGATGATATTATACATTATTTACAAGGATTCGAAGAAACAAGTGTTGCCAGAATCTGTGCAACGGGATGGCATCCAATTGAGCACAACAGAAGAGACGACAATGGAGACTAGTGTTGAGCCAAGTGAATCCAACGTGTGA